A section of the Streptomyces sp. SCL15-4 genome encodes:
- the corA gene encoding magnesium/cobalt transporter CorA yields MSMAGNLRKVTGLDRVGGLRKVARLARRRPRVDLSHPARSPLGSSVVNCVTYQDGVRVSGCAELEDAVRLVRKTGEGFVWLGLHEPTEREFAGVAELFDLHPLAVEDAVEAHQRPKLEHYGDTLFAVFKTVCYVEHERLTATSEVVDTGEIMVFVGRDFVITVRHGRHGSLGPLREELETDPRQLAKGPAAVLHAIADHVVDEYLNVTDAVQADIDQVETEVFSENGARLDPGRIYQMKRELLELKRAVVPLGRPVEDLATRPLRVVDPEIQTYFRDVLDHLIRAKDQIAAFDELLNSILQAHLAQVTVAQNEDMRKITAWAAVIAVPTMVCGVYGMNFDHMPELRWRFGYPLVMAVMAAGCLLLYRGFRRNGWL; encoded by the coding sequence ATGTCCATGGCAGGGAATCTGCGCAAGGTCACGGGGCTGGACAGGGTCGGCGGCCTGCGCAAGGTGGCGCGGCTGGCCAGGCGCCGGCCGCGCGTGGACCTGAGCCATCCCGCCAGATCGCCCCTGGGTTCCTCGGTGGTGAACTGCGTGACGTATCAGGACGGCGTGCGCGTCTCCGGGTGCGCCGAACTGGAGGACGCCGTACGGCTGGTGCGCAAGACCGGCGAGGGCTTCGTCTGGCTCGGGCTGCACGAGCCGACGGAGCGTGAGTTCGCCGGGGTCGCCGAGCTGTTCGACCTGCATCCGCTGGCGGTGGAGGACGCGGTCGAGGCGCATCAGCGGCCGAAGCTGGAGCACTACGGGGACACGCTCTTCGCGGTGTTCAAGACGGTCTGCTATGTGGAGCACGAACGGCTGACGGCGACCAGCGAGGTGGTGGACACCGGCGAGATCATGGTGTTCGTCGGCAGGGACTTCGTGATCACGGTGCGGCACGGCCGGCACGGCTCGCTCGGCCCGTTGCGCGAGGAGCTGGAGACGGATCCGCGGCAGCTGGCCAAGGGGCCGGCGGCGGTGCTGCACGCGATCGCCGACCATGTGGTGGACGAATATCTGAACGTCACGGACGCGGTGCAGGCCGACATCGACCAGGTCGAGACGGAGGTGTTCTCGGAGAACGGCGCGCGGCTCGACCCCGGCCGCATCTACCAGATGAAGCGTGAACTGCTGGAGCTGAAACGGGCGGTGGTGCCGCTGGGCCGCCCGGTGGAGGATCTGGCGACCCGGCCCCTGCGGGTCGTCGACCCGGAGATACAGACGTACTTCCGGGATGTGCTCGACCATCTGATCCGGGCCAAGGACCAGATCGCCGCGTTCGACGAACTGCTCAACTCCATTCTCCAGGCGCACCTGGCGCAGGTGACCGTCGCGCAGAACGAGGACATGCGGAAGATCACGGCCTGGGCGGCGGTGATCGCCGTGCCGACGATGGTGTGCGGGGTGTACGGCATGAACTTCGACCACATGCCGGAGCTGCGCTGGCGGTTCGGCTATCCGTTGGTCATGGCCGTGATGGCGGCGGGCTGCCTGCTGCTGTACCGGGGCTTCCGGCGCAACGGCTGGCTCTGA
- a CDS encoding methyltransferase has product MTRSDGYLLDNRQNEAGRRFDALATLFDPTTFRHLEALGAGPGLRCWEVGAGGTSVVSWLAEKAGPAGQVVATDIDTSRLAAAARPPVEVRVHDVGADEPPGEGFDLVHARLVLVHVPDRERALRSMIKSLRPGGRLLVEDADPALQPLLCPDESGPEQRLANRLRHGFRELLADRGADLSYGRKLPRLLREAGLHGVAADAYFPVTSPACTALEAATVRQIRDRLVAAGLATDAEIDQHLANVESGAMDLATAPMISAWGHKA; this is encoded by the coding sequence ATGACGCGATCCGACGGATATCTCCTGGACAACCGGCAGAACGAGGCGGGCCGGCGCTTCGACGCCCTCGCCACGCTCTTCGACCCGACGACCTTCCGGCACCTCGAAGCACTCGGCGCCGGACCGGGCCTGCGCTGCTGGGAAGTCGGGGCCGGCGGCACCTCCGTCGTGTCCTGGCTCGCCGAGAAGGCGGGGCCGGCCGGGCAGGTCGTCGCCACCGACATCGACACCTCCCGGCTCGCTGCCGCGGCCCGCCCGCCGGTGGAGGTACGCGTCCACGACGTCGGCGCCGACGAGCCGCCGGGGGAGGGCTTCGACCTGGTCCACGCCCGGCTCGTCCTCGTCCACGTACCCGACCGGGAACGGGCCCTGCGGTCGATGATCAAGTCCTTGCGGCCCGGCGGACGGCTGCTCGTCGAGGACGCCGACCCCGCCCTCCAGCCCCTGCTCTGCCCCGACGAGTCCGGCCCGGAGCAGCGGCTCGCCAACCGGCTGCGCCACGGCTTCCGCGAGCTGCTCGCCGACCGGGGCGCCGACCTGTCCTACGGCCGCAAGCTCCCTCGCCTGCTCCGCGAGGCCGGGCTGCACGGCGTGGCGGCCGACGCGTACTTCCCCGTGACCTCGCCCGCCTGCACCGCCCTGGAGGCCGCGACGGTCCGCCAGATCCGTGACCGGCTGGTCGCCGCGGGCCTCGCCACCGACGCGGAGATCGACCAGCACCTGGCCAACGTGGAGTCCGGCGCCATGGACCTGGCCACCGCCCCGATGATCTCGGCCTGGGGCCACAAGGCATAG
- a CDS encoding carbohydrate kinase family protein, which produces MGQGVSAERNGALLVVGDVVTDVVARHRGPLAAGTDTAAVIRTLPGGAGANVACWAAYTGGADVRLLGRVGADSVAWHERELVAAGVRPRLVVDAQAATGTVICLVDGGAAAERTFLTDSGASLRLGPADWSDALLDGVGRLHLSGYLLFTESSRALAATALAAARARGVPVSLDPASAGFLAELGADRFLAFARGLEVLLPSRDEACLLTGLPDPADAAAELSRLVPLVVLKAGADGALVARRGAVPTRVPALPVAPRDTTGAGDAFTGAFLAALLAGADPEEAAARGCRAGAEAVRRIGGRPPHRDGGG; this is translated from the coding sequence ATGGGCCAGGGGGTGAGCGCGGAGCGGAACGGAGCGCTGCTGGTCGTCGGGGACGTGGTCACCGACGTGGTGGCCCGGCACCGGGGGCCGCTCGCGGCCGGCACCGACACGGCCGCCGTGATCCGGACGCTGCCGGGTGGCGCGGGCGCCAACGTGGCCTGCTGGGCGGCGTACACGGGCGGGGCGGACGTACGGCTGCTGGGACGGGTGGGCGCGGATTCCGTGGCGTGGCACGAGCGGGAGCTGGTCGCGGCCGGAGTACGGCCCCGGCTGGTGGTGGACGCGCAGGCGGCGACCGGGACGGTGATCTGCCTCGTCGACGGCGGAGCGGCGGCCGAGCGGACGTTCCTGACGGACAGCGGCGCGTCCCTGCGGCTGGGTCCCGCCGACTGGTCGGACGCGTTGCTCGACGGAGTGGGCCGGCTGCATCTGTCGGGCTATCTGCTGTTCACGGAGTCGAGCCGGGCGCTGGCCGCGACGGCGCTCGCGGCGGCCCGCGCCCGCGGCGTGCCGGTCAGCCTGGACCCGGCGTCGGCCGGCTTCCTGGCCGAGTTGGGTGCGGACCGCTTTTTGGCGTTCGCGCGGGGGCTGGAGGTGCTGCTGCCGAGCCGGGACGAGGCGTGCCTGCTGACCGGGCTGCCGGATCCGGCGGACGCGGCGGCCGAGCTGAGCCGTCTCGTGCCGTTGGTGGTGCTCAAGGCCGGGGCGGACGGGGCGCTGGTGGCCCGGCGCGGCGCCGTGCCGACCCGGGTCCCGGCCCTGCCGGTGGCGCCCCGGGACACCACGGGGGCGGGTGACGCCTTCACCGGAGCGTTCCTCGCCGCCCTCCTGGCGGGCGCGGACCCGGAGGAGGCGGCGGCACGGGGCTGCCGGGCGGGCGCGGAGGCGGTCCGGCGGATCGGCGGCAGACCACCGCACCGGGACGGCGGAGGCTAG
- a CDS encoding pseudouridine-5'-phosphate glycosidase: protein MVLVVSEEVREAIGARRPVVALESTIIAHGLPRPRNLQVALELEEAVRREGAVPATIAVLDGRPRVGLGEEELERVANEDIRKLGHRDLPLAVAAGVSGATTVSATARLAALAGIRVFATGGLGGVHREWTVTQDESADLGLLARTRITVVCAGVKSILDVPATLQRLETLGVAVAGYGTDRFPGFYLADSGHPVDWTLDTPEQVAAVMRAQDALDAPESALIVARPVPEADQLDPALHAHVLAEALSACAERGVSGQAVTPFLLDHLVRHTDGASLRANLAAVRGNVRLAARIATAWARG from the coding sequence ATGGTGCTGGTGGTGTCGGAAGAGGTCCGGGAGGCGATCGGCGCGCGGCGGCCGGTGGTGGCTCTGGAATCCACGATCATCGCGCACGGCCTGCCCCGCCCGCGCAATCTCCAGGTGGCGCTCGAACTGGAGGAGGCGGTACGGCGGGAGGGCGCCGTACCCGCGACGATCGCCGTGCTCGACGGGCGGCCCCGGGTCGGTCTGGGCGAGGAAGAGCTGGAACGGGTCGCGAACGAGGACATACGCAAGCTGGGCCACCGCGACCTGCCGCTCGCCGTGGCGGCGGGGGTGAGCGGGGCGACCACCGTGTCGGCGACGGCACGGCTGGCCGCGCTGGCCGGCATCCGGGTGTTCGCCACCGGCGGGCTGGGCGGTGTGCACCGGGAATGGACGGTCACCCAGGACGAGTCGGCCGACCTGGGGCTGCTGGCGCGGACCCGCATCACGGTGGTGTGCGCGGGCGTGAAGTCGATCCTGGACGTGCCGGCGACGCTACAGCGGCTGGAGACGCTGGGCGTGGCGGTCGCCGGGTACGGCACCGACCGGTTCCCGGGCTTCTATCTGGCGGACTCGGGACATCCCGTCGACTGGACGCTGGACACCCCGGAGCAGGTCGCCGCCGTCATGCGCGCGCAGGACGCGCTGGACGCGCCGGAGTCGGCGCTGATCGTCGCCCGTCCCGTCCCGGAGGCGGACCAGCTCGATCCCGCTCTGCACGCGCACGTGCTCGCCGAGGCGCTGAGCGCCTGCGCGGAGCGGGGCGTCAGCGGGCAGGCGGTGACACCGTTCCTCCTGGACCACCTGGTCCGGCACACCGACGGCGCCTCGCTGCGGGCCAACCTCGCGGCGGTGCGCGGCAACGTACGGCTGGCGGCGCGGATCGCCACGGCATGGGCCAGGGGGTGA
- a CDS encoding VOC family protein → MTTNSTRLDHVVLWVADPVAAAAFYETAVGLEPVGVTEYAEGKVSFPSVRVNEETLLDLAPHGLAARMRMLPGSAGSAGHPVNHVCLALPADAFDALRARLEDHGVPVSGIDPGLSGARGDATRSFYFSDPDGNVFEARHYD, encoded by the coding sequence ATGACGACAAACAGCACGCGTCTCGACCACGTGGTCCTGTGGGTGGCCGACCCGGTCGCCGCGGCCGCCTTCTACGAAACGGCCGTGGGCCTGGAACCGGTCGGGGTCACCGAGTACGCCGAGGGCAAGGTGTCCTTCCCTTCCGTGCGCGTCAACGAGGAGACACTCCTCGACCTCGCCCCGCACGGCCTCGCCGCACGCATGAGGATGCTGCCCGGCTCGGCCGGCAGCGCGGGCCACCCGGTCAACCACGTCTGCCTGGCCCTGCCGGCCGACGCCTTCGACGCCCTGCGCGCCCGCCTGGAGGACCACGGCGTCCCCGTGTCCGGCATCGACCCCGGTCTGTCGGGCGCCCGCGGCGACGCCACGCGCAGCTTCTACTTCAGCGACCCCGACGGCAACGTCTTCGAGGCCCGCCACTACGACTAG